The genomic interval GGACTCGACCATGAAGACCCGGCAGCGCAGTCCGAACAGGGCGCACGCCGCAGCCATGGCAGTGCCCCACTGGCCCGCCCCGGTGCCCGTGACCAGCTCCTTCACACCGGCCTTCCGGTAGTAGTAGGCCTGCGCGAGCGCCGTGTTGAGCTTGTGGCTGCCCGAGATGTTGACGCCCTCGTTCTTGACGTAGACGGGGACACGGGCGCCGACGGCCTCCTCGAAACCGCGGGCACGCCACAACGGGGTCGGGCGGTACTGCCGGTAGCGCTCGACGACCGGGGCGGGGATGTCCCAGTACTCACGGGCGGAGATGCTGTGCCGAATCAGCTCGGTCGGGAGGTTGATCTTTATCTCTCCGGCCTCGTCACCCGAGCGGGGCGGGGTGCGGTCCGGCGGCAGGGGCTCGGACAGATGCGGCAGGACGCTGCGCCACCGAGTCGGGACCCCGTGCGTCACCGCCGTACCTCCGCGGCCGTCACGACGTCGATGAGGTCCCGGACAGTACGGAAGCTGCGCCCCACGAAGAGGTCGTCGGGGAGAGTGACGTCCAGCTCGTCCTCGATCCGCACGAGCATGCCGACGAACCCGAGCGAGTTCACGTTCAGCAGGTCCCCGACGAGTGGTTCGTCGTCGCTGACCCTGTCGGGCGGAAGGGACAGCCGTGACTCGGCGATGACCACCTTCTTGACGACGGTGGCGACGGCGTCCCGGTCGAGGGACAGTTCCTGGGGCATGGCAGACCTTTCGGGGAAGAGGGGAGGCCGGACGTCAGCCGCGCAACGCGCCGGCGCCGTCGGTGACGTAGCTGTAGGTGACCAGTGCGCCGAGCGTCACGGGACCGCGCACGTGCAGACGGCCGGTGGCGATGGCGATCTCGGTGCCCAGACCGAGGGTCGGACCGTCGTGCAGCCGCAGCGAGCCGTTGACCACGACCATCGCGGCGTCGGCGCGGCGGCGGAAGGCGTCGATGACGTGCCGGTCCCGGGCGATGACGCCCTCGGTGTGCCCGGAACCGTGGCGGCGGACGTGGTCCAGTGCGGCGTTCTCGTCGTCGACCGGTACGACGGCGACGATCGGGTCGAGGAACTCCCGGCCCAGATCGTGTGCGGCGAGGGGTTCTGTCTTGAGCGTGCAGGGGACCACAGCGTCCAGTTCGGGGGCCGTGTGCAGGGTCAGCTCCCCCTCACGGCCCGCCAGCCCGCGCGCCAGGGCTGTGAGGTAGTCCCGGGCGACGGCGCGGTCGAGCAGCAGCGTCTCCACGGAGGTACAGCCGGCCGGCTCGGGCAGCTTGCTGTCCAGCGTGGCACGCACGGCGAGGTCCAGGTCGGCGCTGCGGTGAACATAGAGGTGGTTGACGCCGCCGCCGCCGGCGATCAGCGGGATGGCACTGGTACGGCAGTGCTCCACGAGCGCGGGACTGCCGCGCGGGATGAGCACGTCCACCTCGTCGGGCCGTTTCAACAGGGCCCGCAGCAGCCGGCGCTGCGGGTCGTCCAGCACCGT from Streptomyces sp. CC0208 carries:
- a CDS encoding acyl carrier protein; the protein is MPQELSLDRDAVATVVKKVVIAESRLSLPPDRVSDDEPLVGDLLNVNSLGFVGMLVRIEDELDVTLPDDLFVGRSFRTVRDLIDVVTAAEVRR
- a CDS encoding glutamate-5-semialdehyde dehydrogenase yields the protein MPDALLSRARAAFDAAPPVGDPAYDQYCRFLGEELVAHWPQIARANAADVAAAQRLGMPPTLVERLRLTDVHRDRMVELTAMTRDELRKVREAEVPVSGAARHVHRVPRPLGVVLMVYEARPTVTVDGALLPVAVGNAVLLRGGKETAATNAAVERTVHAALTRAGLPTGLVTVLDDPQRRLLRALLKRPDEVDVLIPRGSPALVEHCRTSAIPLIAGGGGVNHLYVHRSADLDLAVRATLDSKLPEPAGCTSVETLLLDRAVARDYLTALARGLAGREGELTLHTAPELDAVVPCTLKTEPLAAHDLGREFLDPIVAVVPVDDENAALDHVRRHGSGHTEGVIARDRHVIDAFRRRADAAMVVVNGSLRLHDGPTLGLGTEIAIATGRLHVRGPVTLGALVTYSYVTDGAGALRG